The following are from one region of the Nicotiana tabacum cultivar K326 chromosome 3, ASM71507v2, whole genome shotgun sequence genome:
- the LOC107825940 gene encoding AT-hook motif nuclear-localized protein 10-like isoform X1: MSFAESNGVHAPMQSSVASDGGTEPYYPLMPPISSSPSPMETYQVPADSVALPVAGAGDTSVITAVTPVSVDPITSIEPAKRKRGRPRKYAPPDGIISPHSLSAAQCGGGFSPPEGMKKGRGRPPGSLRKQQLGDLRSAGAGIGFRPHVITLRAGEDVLAKLMSFSHSTSQAVCILSANGSISNVTLQQAAISGGTVTYEGQFEILSLSGYFLLSESGAERSRTGGLSVLLAGPDGHVLGGGVAGVLTAASAVQVIVGSFAMQGQKQLKLDHSDAFGTPSTMVSGASAAKSPSSLGTVSESSGEPVSPHNQLVETSNNSPPVVANNLPWR, from the exons ATGTCGTTTGCAGAATCCAATGGAGTTCACGCCCCAATGCAATCATCCGTCGCTTCTGATGGTGGTACGGAACCGTACTACCCTCTAATGCCGCCAATTTCATCATCACCTTCTCCGATGGAAACTTATCAAGTTCCCGCCGATAGCGTTGCTCTTCCCGTTGCCGGTGCCGGAGACACGTCAGTGATTACGGCAGTTACACCAGTGAGTGTGGACCCTATTACTTCAATTGAGCCGGCTAAAAGAAAGCGCGGAAGGCCAAGGAAGTATGCTCCTCCTGATGGTATAATCTCTCCTCACTCATTGTCAGCGGCGCAGTGCGGCGGCGGATTTTCTCCGCCGGAGGGAATGAAAAAGGGCAGGGGGAGACCACCTGGTTCTTTGCGTAAACAGCAATTAGGTGATTTAA GATCAGCAGGTGCAGGGATTGGATTTAGACCCCATGTTATCACTTTAAGAGCAGGGGAG GATGTATTGGCAAAACTGATGTCATTCTCTCATAGTACCTCACAAGCCGTCTGCATTCTGTCAGCAAATGGCTCCATATCTAATGTGACACTTCAGCAAGCAGCAATATCTGGTGGAACTGTAACATATGAG GGACAGTTCGAGATCCTGTCTCTTTCTGGTTACTTTCTTCTCTCGGAATCTGGTGCTGAGCGCAGCAGGACAGGTGGTTTGAGTGTGTTACTAGCTGGACCAGATGGCCATGTTCTGGGTGGTGGAGTGGCAGGAGTTCTTACAGCAGCATCCGCTGTACAG GTTATTGTTGGTAGTTTCGCTATGCAAGGTCAAAAGCAATTAAAATTGGATCATTCTGATGCTTTTGGTACGCCATCCACAATGGTCTCTGGAGCATCAGCGGCTAAAAGCCCATCATCACTCGGAACTGTAAGCGAGTCCAGTGGTGAGCCTGTGAGCCCTCATAATCAGCTTGTTGAAACTTCAAATAATAGTCCTCCTGTAGTTGCTAATAACTTGCCCTGGAGATAA
- the LOC107825940 gene encoding AT-hook motif nuclear-localized protein 10-like isoform X2, whose translation MSFAESNGVHAPMQSSVASDGGTEPYYPLMPPISSSPSPMETYQVPADSVALPVAGAGDTSVITAVTPVSVDPITSIEPAKRKRGRPRKYAPPDGIISPHSLSAAQCGGGFSPPEGMKKGRGRPPGSLRKQQLGSAGAGIGFRPHVITLRAGEDVLAKLMSFSHSTSQAVCILSANGSISNVTLQQAAISGGTVTYEGQFEILSLSGYFLLSESGAERSRTGGLSVLLAGPDGHVLGGGVAGVLTAASAVQVIVGSFAMQGQKQLKLDHSDAFGTPSTMVSGASAAKSPSSLGTVSESSGEPVSPHNQLVETSNNSPPVVANNLPWR comes from the exons ATGTCGTTTGCAGAATCCAATGGAGTTCACGCCCCAATGCAATCATCCGTCGCTTCTGATGGTGGTACGGAACCGTACTACCCTCTAATGCCGCCAATTTCATCATCACCTTCTCCGATGGAAACTTATCAAGTTCCCGCCGATAGCGTTGCTCTTCCCGTTGCCGGTGCCGGAGACACGTCAGTGATTACGGCAGTTACACCAGTGAGTGTGGACCCTATTACTTCAATTGAGCCGGCTAAAAGAAAGCGCGGAAGGCCAAGGAAGTATGCTCCTCCTGATGGTATAATCTCTCCTCACTCATTGTCAGCGGCGCAGTGCGGCGGCGGATTTTCTCCGCCGGAGGGAATGAAAAAGGGCAGGGGGAGACCACCTGGTTCTTTGCGTAAACAGCAATTAG GATCAGCAGGTGCAGGGATTGGATTTAGACCCCATGTTATCACTTTAAGAGCAGGGGAG GATGTATTGGCAAAACTGATGTCATTCTCTCATAGTACCTCACAAGCCGTCTGCATTCTGTCAGCAAATGGCTCCATATCTAATGTGACACTTCAGCAAGCAGCAATATCTGGTGGAACTGTAACATATGAG GGACAGTTCGAGATCCTGTCTCTTTCTGGTTACTTTCTTCTCTCGGAATCTGGTGCTGAGCGCAGCAGGACAGGTGGTTTGAGTGTGTTACTAGCTGGACCAGATGGCCATGTTCTGGGTGGTGGAGTGGCAGGAGTTCTTACAGCAGCATCCGCTGTACAG GTTATTGTTGGTAGTTTCGCTATGCAAGGTCAAAAGCAATTAAAATTGGATCATTCTGATGCTTTTGGTACGCCATCCACAATGGTCTCTGGAGCATCAGCGGCTAAAAGCCCATCATCACTCGGAACTGTAAGCGAGTCCAGTGGTGAGCCTGTGAGCCCTCATAATCAGCTTGTTGAAACTTCAAATAATAGTCCTCCTGTAGTTGCTAATAACTTGCCCTGGAGATAA